tcttgaggaagactgaggtgggcacttgacgggatgagtactgggtgttattttatatgttggcgaattgaacaccaataaaaaattaacttaaaataaaaaataaaataaaataaaataaaataaaggaagtcccaataattcattttgcttttgtttctcttgccttcatggatgtatcttgcaagaagttgctgtggccaagttcaaagagggtgttgcctgttttctcctctcggattttttggatttttgtctcatagtgtatatatattttttattggagttcaatttgccaatatatagtgtaacacccagtgctcatcccgtcaagtgcccccatcagtgcatgtcaccaatttaaattttttaattcaatttaattaatgcctgtatattattagtttcaggggtagaattaaGTGATcaatcacttgcatataacacccagtgttcattacgtcaagtgccctccttaatgcccatcacccaattactgcatctccttccctcccctccagccacctgtTTGCTTCTATTATAGTTAAGATTCTCTTatgtttgcctctttctctgtttttatctaatttatctttccttcccttcctctctgttcatgttttgtttcttaatagaAATATGCAAGTAATTTCTAAACTGTAGGGATACATTTACATTTCCTACAGAAAGCTTTATCAATCCTTTAATGTAACATGGGAGAAGACTAGGAACTAACcatgaataattataaaaactCAATTTCTGCCCTCTAGGAAGTTTCCACTTAAATTGTCCATATTTGTTAGGCTAAATATTCAATTACAGTGCCCGGCAATAAAACAAGTTATAAccaaaaagatttaagaaataggtaaatttaatttaaaactttcaaaattattaataatgaCAGTAATATCTATGCCTTGCTTCTTCGCGATACTTTAGATTTACATGTCGTGATCCCTATGAGGTAGTGCAGGTGTcatgattctctctttttttaagattttatttattcattcatgagagacacagagtgagagagagaggcagagacataggcagaggaagaagcaggctccatgcaggaagcccgacgttggacttgatcccaggcctccaggatcacaacctgggccaaaggcagtgccaaacagctgagccacccaggctgcccatgattCTGTTTTATTGAGGAAACAAACAGAGTGAGTGACTTACCAATGTAATGCAACCAAGTAGTGGCAACACCAAGCACCAGGTGCCATTGTGCTCAGTGCTGGCTGCCAATCCTGCAATGATCCAGCCCCTTCCTCAGGGCCCCCATCACTTCTTGGTTTCTTAAGCTATAAATGAGGGGGTTGAGCATAGGAGTAAGGACTGTGTAGAAGATAGAGACCGCCTTGTCATGACTAGGGGCCCGGTAGCGCCGAGGCCTCAGGTAGATGAACATGGCTGCCCCATAGAAGAGGGAGACAGCTGTCAGGTGGGAGGAACAGGTGGCCAGGGCCTTTTTACGGGCCTGAGCAGAGCACATGTGGAGCACAGCCCTCAGGATATGGGCATAGGAGGCCACAATAATGGAGAAGGGAAGAAGCAGCATAAAGACACAGCAAGCAAAGAGCAGAGTGTCAAAAAGGGATGTGTCTGTACAGGCCAGTTTTAATAAAGCTGGCACCTCACAGAAGAAATGATCCACAATCCTTGAGCCACAGTAAGGTAAGCTCATGGCTGCCACCATCTGGATAATTCCATCTAGTATCCCAAAGGCCCAGGAACTCCCAGCAAACTTGAGACAGACCTTCTGACTCATGAGGATAGGATAGTGAAGTGGGTGGCTAATGGCCACATAGCGATCATAAGCCATGAGTCCCAGCAAGAGCCCCTCAGATCCCACAAGAGAGACAAAAAAGCCAATTTGTATGCCACAACCCACAAAGGAGATGGACTTCCTGCCAGACAGGAAGTTGACTGCCATCTTTGGCACATTTGCACAGACCAACATGAGGTCCATGAGAGAGAGCTGACTGAGGAAGAAATACATGGGTGTGTGAAGCCGAGGATCTATgtagatgaggaagaggaggagaacaTTCCCACAGAGGGCCACTGTGAAGACCACCATAACCACAGAGAATAGGACAAGATCAGTCTGGCTATGGGAAAAGATGCCCAAGAGGATGAAGCCATCTATAGATGTTCGGTTCAACCATATCTCCATGGCCCAGTTGTTCACCGTCACCTGAGAACATGAATAGAGAAATTCTGAGATTGAATGGCATGTCTTTATTTATCTCTGACTTCTTCTTCAGTCAGTTGTATCTTTTGTAATTCATCACAGCTGAACAACATGTGCTTTGGTACATAAAAGAGAGTGCTCTTTCATGTTCCTGTGACATGGATTATAGGCTATTTGCTAGATCATAGAATTGGGCTACATATCTATATTTGCATAtgttcatataaaaaataataggaaCCGAATTATTTTATGTGTCATAGGATTGGGCAATCCTCCTTTAGCAGGAAAATATTGGTTTTCCTTATATGGCATGATTCTTTTTAGCTGGGATTATCCAGACTCAAGAAACTATCTCCAATAGGAGTGGGGCTATTTCATGTCCAAGAGATAATTTACATGTGTTAACAATAAGGGAAATTAACAGAGACTTGAGATGTTCTTATTTTGTTCAGGCCTAACATCTtggaatcatttaaaatttttctatgtctttagTTCCCTAGATCTAGACCACCAGAAAAGCCTTTTGGTTCTACATTCAGAATACTCAGAATCCAATTGATTCCCATCATCCCCATTGCAAGTGCCCTGGTCCAAGCCACTATCCTGTCTCAGGTGGATTATTATAGGCTCTTTCCCAGTTTTCTGGCTTCTGTCCTTAAATCTTTTGAGTCTATTCTTGTAGCAatttaaatgaatctttaaaaatatgtcacatGATATAACTCTCTTGCTGATAGTATGTCCATGTCTACTAAAATTACTCCAAATAAAAATGATTCCTTGCAGTGGCAAGGCTCTAtgtatatcacacacacacacacacacacacacacacacacacacaccagtacCTCCAACCTCATCTCCTACCATGCCCCCCTTTGCTCACTGTGCTTCCTTGAGTTTTCTTGGACAAACTGGATACACTCCCACCTTTgggattttgttgtttatttctctttggaaTGTTCTCTCCCCAGACTTCTCTCACCTGCTTCAGATATTTACTCAAATGTCTACCTCCATAGAGATGACTTCTGTGAAGGTCATATTAAGACTAAAactgtcttgaaaaaaaaactgtcttgcACTCACAAGCCTTTCCTTGCTCTTGTTTTTTCCCATAGCACTTACACCATTTAACACACATTGCTTACATTTCTCTACTTTTATGGTCTGTCTCATCCCACTGGAACATAGGCACCATTTATTATTCACAGTGAAATTGGCAGATTCTAG
This sequence is a window from Canis aureus isolate CA01 chromosome 10, VMU_Caureus_v.1.0, whole genome shotgun sequence. Protein-coding genes within it:
- the LOC144321560 gene encoding olfactory receptor 2V1; the encoded protein is MEIWLNRTSIDGFILLGIFSHSQTDLVLFSVVMVVFTVALCGNVLLLFLIYIDPRLHTPMYFFLSQLSLMDLMLVCANVPKMAVNFLSGRKSISFVGCGIQIGFFVSLVGSEGLLLGLMAYDRYVAISHPLHYPILMSQKVCLKFAGSSWAFGILDGIIQMVAAMSLPYCGSRIVDHFFCEVPALLKLACTDTSLFDTLLFACCVFMLLLPFSIIVASYAHILRAVLHMCSAQARKKALATCSSHLTAVSLFYGAAMFIYLRPRRYRAPSHDKAVSIFYTVLTPMLNPLIYSLRNQEVMGALRKGLDHCRIGSQH